Proteins encoded in a region of the Salinicoccus sp. RF5 genome:
- the opp4B gene encoding oligopeptide ABC transporter permease: MLKFTIRRLLITFPQLVILSVLVFIMGSMMPGDALSGLIDPNIPREAIEARREALGLNNPWYIQYRDWIFAMFQGDFGTSIFHQRPVMDVIGDRLMNTVWLSLFSTVLIYLLGLPLGLVSGRYNDSLLDNAITGYTYLGFATPQFIFGLVILWVFGYNLGWFPTGGSVAPGLEPGSIDYILSKINHLVLPSFAIALIGLVGTVQYLRSGIIETKQKDFIILARAKGVKESAVYNRHVFRNSILPIAAFFGYEITALLGGSIFIEMIYSYPGMGRLFLDSISTRDFSVANVLILFYGFLAILGALISDIILSIVDPRIRIK; encoded by the coding sequence ATGCTGAAATTTACAATAAGAAGACTCCTGATCACATTTCCACAGCTCGTCATTTTGAGCGTGCTCGTATTCATAATGGGATCGATGATGCCGGGCGATGCACTGTCCGGACTGATCGATCCGAACATTCCGAGGGAGGCCATCGAGGCCAGAAGGGAAGCGCTCGGTCTGAACAATCCATGGTACATACAGTACAGGGATTGGATCTTCGCAATGTTCCAGGGCGACTTTGGGACATCGATCTTCCACCAGCGTCCGGTAATGGACGTGATTGGAGACCGCCTGATGAACACGGTATGGTTGTCGCTGTTCTCAACAGTGCTGATCTACCTGCTCGGACTGCCGCTCGGCCTCGTATCCGGACGCTACAACGACTCACTGCTCGATAATGCAATCACTGGATATACATATCTCGGTTTTGCAACGCCGCAGTTCATTTTCGGACTCGTCATACTGTGGGTATTCGGCTACAACCTGGGCTGGTTCCCGACAGGCGGCTCCGTCGCACCGGGACTTGAGCCGGGCAGCATCGACTATATCCTCAGCAAGATAAACCACCTTGTCCTGCCGAGTTTCGCCATCGCCCTGATCGGGCTGGTAGGGACAGTGCAGTATTTGAGGAGCGGCATCATCGAGACGAAACAGAAGGACTTCATCATTTTGGCACGTGCCAAGGGTGTCAAGGAGTCCGCCGTCTACAACAGGCATGTATTCAGAAACTCGATCCTGCCGATTGCAGCATTCTTCGGCTATGAGATCACTGCACTGCTCGGTGGCTCCATCTTCATAGAGATGATCTACAGCTATCCGGGCATGGGCCGCCTGTTCCTGGATTCCATTTCAACACGCGATTTCAGTGTAGCGAATGTGCTCATCCTATTCTATGGATTCCTGGCCATTCTCGGTGCACTGATATCGGACATCATTCTCAGTATCGTAGATCCTAGGATCCGCATCAAATAG
- a CDS encoding ATP-binding cassette domain-containing protein, with the protein MNLLEIKDLKVHYPIKGGFFNTVKDHVKAVDGVSISIPEGTTYGLVGESGSGKTTTGKAVMGLNHVTDGEIYFEGQKLNSKGKKVDVRDDIQMIFQDPYSSLNPRKRVFDIVAEPIRNYNKKPRNELVPEVLGLLQRVGLPPGSLYKYPHEFSGGQRQRIGVARAIALNPKLIIADEPVSALDVSVQAQVLNFMQDIQQDMNLTMMFIAHDLGVVRHMCRHIGIMYQGRLVEEGKTEEIFKNPQHIYTKRLIAAIPDTDVDEIEANLAFRKMVKEEYDRNFADHLDEEGRAFPLQSITETHRVALPVKG; encoded by the coding sequence ATGAATCTATTGGAAATCAAAGATCTTAAAGTCCACTACCCGATAAAGGGCGGCTTCTTCAACACGGTCAAGGATCATGTCAAGGCGGTGGATGGGGTCAGCATCAGCATCCCTGAGGGTACGACCTACGGCCTTGTGGGAGAATCGGGTTCGGGAAAGACCACGACTGGAAAAGCAGTCATGGGACTGAACCATGTCACTGATGGCGAAATATATTTTGAAGGTCAGAAGCTCAACAGCAAGGGGAAGAAGGTCGATGTCAGGGATGATATCCAGATGATCTTCCAGGATCCGTATTCCTCGCTCAACCCAAGGAAGCGCGTATTCGACATCGTCGCTGAACCGATCAGGAACTACAATAAGAAGCCGAGGAACGAACTTGTTCCCGAAGTACTGGGGCTGCTTCAGCGTGTCGGTCTGCCGCCGGGCTCCCTCTATAAGTATCCGCATGAGTTCTCGGGTGGTCAGCGCCAGCGGATTGGTGTGGCCAGGGCGATTGCTCTGAACCCGAAGCTGATCATCGCGGATGAGCCGGTATCGGCCCTCGATGTGTCTGTACAGGCGCAGGTGCTCAACTTCATGCAGGACATCCAGCAGGATATGAACCTTACGATGATGTTCATCGCCCATGACCTTGGTGTCGTCCGGCACATGTGCCGGCATATCGGCATCATGTATCAGGGCCGGCTTGTTGAAGAGGGGAAGACGGAAGAGATCTTCAAGAACCCACAGCATATCTATACGAAGCGGCTGATTGCAGCGATTCCCGATACGGATGTGGATGAAATAGAAGCCAACCTTGCATTCAGGAAGATGGTCAAGGAAGAGTACGACCGGAATTTCGCCGACCATCTTGATGAAGAGGGCAGGGCTTTCCCGCTGCAATCCATTACGGAGACGCACAGAGTGGCGTTGCCGGTGAAAGGTTGA
- a CDS encoding ABC transporter ATP-binding protein produces MTDKLLEVNNLTTSFKIGSEYFPAVDDVSFSIQPNEVLALVGESGSGKSATAFSLMGLHRKARIEGEVNFQGRDLLKLNEGKMNKIRGGDLAMIFQDPMTALNPLMKIKQQIIETLKIHNTKSKNERESYAVELLDRVGIPRPERVAEAYPHELSGGMRQRVVIAIAIANRPKLLIADEPTTALDVTIQAQILDLIRELQDDLNSGVLLITHDLGVVAEMADRVAVMYAGQIVEVAPVRELFKNPQHPYTRSLLNSLPTESMLGNKLHVIQGVVPALNKMDRTGCRFAPRIPWVPADAHEHNPQLREISEGHHVRCTCYKNFSLEGGTTQNIDAEEYQIETGARGGSAR; encoded by the coding sequence ATGACTGATAAGCTTCTGGAAGTGAACAACCTGACGACTTCCTTCAAGATTGGAAGCGAGTACTTCCCGGCCGTGGATGATGTCTCTTTCAGCATACAGCCGAATGAAGTGCTGGCGCTCGTGGGAGAGTCGGGCTCTGGGAAAAGTGCTACAGCCTTCTCACTGATGGGGCTGCATAGGAAAGCCCGCATTGAAGGAGAAGTAAACTTTCAGGGACGGGACCTCCTGAAACTGAATGAAGGCAAGATGAATAAGATCCGTGGAGGCGACCTGGCGATGATTTTCCAGGATCCGATGACGGCGCTCAATCCACTGATGAAGATAAAGCAGCAGATTATTGAAACACTCAAGATACATAACACGAAATCGAAAAATGAACGGGAGTCCTACGCTGTCGAATTGCTGGACCGCGTCGGCATACCGCGTCCTGAACGTGTAGCGGAAGCCTACCCACATGAACTTTCCGGAGGCATGCGCCAGCGTGTCGTCATCGCCATCGCGATCGCCAACCGTCCAAAGCTGCTCATCGCAGATGAACCGACGACGGCACTGGATGTGACGATACAGGCCCAGATCCTCGACCTGATCCGCGAACTTCAGGATGACCTGAATTCAGGCGTCCTCCTGATTACACACGACCTTGGCGTCGTTGCTGAGATGGCCGACCGGGTGGCCGTCATGTACGCCGGCCAGATCGTCGAAGTGGCGCCGGTACGGGAGCTCTTCAAGAATCCACAGCATCCTTATACACGCTCGCTTCTGAATTCATTGCCGACCGAATCCATGCTCGGCAATAAGCTTCATGTCATCCAGGGTGTGGTGCCGGCATTGAACAAGATGGACCGTACAGGATGCCGTTTCGCACCACGGATCCCATGGGTGCCGGCCGATGCGCATGAGCACAACCCACAGCTCAGGGAAATTTCAGAAGGGCATCATGTACGTTGCACCTGCTACAAGAATTTCTCCCTGGAAGGCGGGACCACCCAGAATATCGATGCAGAGGAATACCAGATTGAAACAGGAGCCCGGGGGGGAAGTGCACGATGA
- a CDS encoding YjzD family protein has protein sequence MKYIISFIWALMLTQMVNFVLNSLGGGGPLNIWSGVLLAVLVTLTIIVLDFMLKPDKTNEAQHNH, from the coding sequence ATGAAATATATCATCAGTTTCATCTGGGCACTCATGCTGACTCAAATGGTCAACTTCGTTTTGAACAGCCTTGGCGGCGGCGGACCGCTCAACATCTGGAGCGGTGTACTCCTTGCAGTACTTGTCACACTGACAATCATCGTTCTGGACTTCATGCTGAAGCCGGACAAGACGAACGAAGCACAGCATAACCATTGA
- a CDS encoding nitronate monooxygenase, with protein MDTSRGNSMLKELLGVEHAIIQAPMAGGITTEELVSAVSRAGGLGMIGAGGMDPEALRKTIHELKKRNDGAFGANLFVPWNFKVTEENIAGAYEKLRPVYDHFGLEQETFIPPDMKDIKVKFDAQLDVIVEEKVPVCSFIFGIPESHHIERLKEAGTILLGTATTVEEAEAIERAGFDAVVLQGAEAGGHRGTFLNPVDDSLVGLMSLIPEAADQLSIPVIAAGGIMDGRGVAAARILGAAGVQLGTAFISTEESGAHLVHKNALSENRHIPSVLTKVFTGRAARAIQNTFIRDMAEHTKSMVDYPVQRRLTQPVQDASKAAGSTEYAMLLAGQGKGMARTMSAGELVRQLVIETRTFGVEV; from the coding sequence GTGGATACATCACGAGGCAACAGTATGCTCAAGGAACTGCTCGGGGTGGAGCATGCAATCATACAGGCGCCTATGGCAGGCGGCATAACGACCGAAGAACTGGTCAGTGCCGTCTCCCGGGCCGGGGGACTCGGCATGATCGGTGCAGGCGGCATGGATCCGGAAGCATTGCGTAAAACGATTCATGAACTGAAGAAGAGGAACGATGGCGCCTTCGGTGCCAACCTGTTCGTCCCATGGAACTTCAAAGTCACTGAAGAGAATATTGCCGGTGCCTATGAAAAGCTGAGGCCGGTGTATGACCACTTTGGGCTGGAGCAGGAAACTTTCATACCGCCGGATATGAAGGACATCAAAGTGAAGTTCGATGCCCAGCTCGATGTCATTGTGGAGGAGAAGGTGCCTGTATGCTCCTTCATTTTCGGCATCCCGGAAAGTCATCACATCGAACGGCTGAAAGAGGCCGGGACGATCCTGCTCGGTACAGCAACGACAGTGGAGGAAGCTGAAGCGATCGAACGGGCCGGATTCGATGCTGTTGTGCTTCAGGGGGCAGAAGCAGGCGGCCACCGGGGGACATTCCTCAATCCGGTGGACGACAGTCTCGTGGGCCTCATGAGCCTGATTCCTGAAGCGGCAGACCAGCTGTCCATTCCGGTCATCGCTGCAGGCGGCATCATGGATGGACGCGGTGTTGCGGCTGCAAGAATCCTCGGTGCAGCAGGTGTCCAGTTGGGTACGGCCTTCATCTCTACTGAAGAAAGCGGGGCGCATCTGGTACATAAGAATGCGCTGAGTGAAAATCGGCATATACCATCCGTCTTGACGAAAGTATTTACTGGTCGTGCTGCACGGGCGATCCAGAATACTTTCATCAGGGATATGGCCGAACATACGAAGAGCATGGTCGACTATCCAGTCCAGAGGCGCCTGACCCAGCCGGTCCAGGATGCTTCGAAGGCTGCAGGCAGCACAGAATATGCCATGCTCCTTGCCGGCCAGGGGAAGGGCATGGCCCGCACCATGTCTGCCGGCGAACTGGTCCGGCAGCTAGTCATAGAAACGAGGACGTTCGGGGTGGAAGTATGA
- a CDS encoding glycerol-3-phosphate responsive antiterminator — MKILPAIRSMKDFEKLIGSPYRACVILDIHIGHLESHITTIKKHGFDVYLHLDLIKGLAVDTASLEYIHQKYKPTGIVTTRGRIIKKANQLGLETVLRIFVIDSSAIEKSIELIRQTEPKLIEILPGVVPKVIHLINSEVEADVIAGGLIETQREVDEAIAAGAKYVTTSKTSLWFDPANQTP; from the coding sequence GTGAAAATTCTACCCGCAATCCGTTCCATGAAGGATTTTGAAAAACTGATCGGCAGTCCCTATCGGGCCTGTGTCATCCTGGATATCCATATCGGCCACCTGGAAAGCCATATCACCACCATAAAGAAACATGGTTTTGATGTCTATCTTCATCTCGACCTCATCAAGGGGCTTGCGGTGGACACCGCTTCGCTCGAATACATACACCAGAAATATAAGCCGACGGGCATCGTCACCACACGTGGCAGGATCATCAAAAAGGCCAACCAGCTCGGCCTGGAGACTGTTCTGCGCATTTTTGTCATCGATTCCTCAGCCATCGAGAAAAGCATCGAACTCATCAGACAGACGGAGCCGAAGCTGATTGAAATCCTGCCCGGTGTCGTGCCGAAAGTGATCCACCTGATCAATTCAGAAGTGGAAGCTGATGTCATCGCAGGGGGATTGATTGAAACGCAGCGTGAAGTCGACGAGGCCATCGCCGCCGGAGCGAAGTATGTGACGACAAGCAAGACCAGCCTGTGGTTCGATCCCGCCAACCAAACTCCCTGA
- a CDS encoding MIP/aquaporin family protein, whose translation MNELVAEFVGTAILILFGAGVVANVNLKGSLAKGSDWIVIAFGWGFAVAFAVYAVGQFSGAHINPAVTLGFAFAGEFEWAKVIPYIIAQVLGAMVGAFLVWLHFMAHFKDEDDEGTKLGVFATGPAYPNYVANFTSEMIGTFILVMGLLFIGANDFTEGLNPLIVGFLITAIGLSLGGTTGYAINPARDFGPRLAHFLMPIPGKGKSNFVYAIVPILGPLAGGALGAAVYNAIFLGSPDLFLAIAIVFTVLVLVLGVFLNKSILKDEASKLM comes from the coding sequence ATGAATGAACTCGTTGCAGAATTTGTTGGAACGGCAATACTTATCCTGTTCGGGGCAGGCGTCGTAGCCAACGTCAATTTGAAGGGGTCCCTGGCGAAAGGGTCGGACTGGATCGTCATCGCATTCGGTTGGGGTTTTGCGGTGGCTTTTGCCGTATATGCCGTCGGCCAGTTCTCAGGTGCACACATCAACCCGGCCGTTACACTCGGCTTCGCATTTGCGGGTGAATTCGAGTGGGCGAAAGTAATTCCCTACATCATCGCACAGGTACTCGGGGCAATGGTTGGTGCATTCCTCGTCTGGCTGCACTTCATGGCGCACTTCAAGGATGAGGATGACGAAGGCACGAAACTTGGTGTGTTCGCCACAGGTCCGGCCTATCCAAACTATGTCGCCAACTTCACCAGTGAGATGATCGGTACATTCATCCTTGTCATGGGCCTGCTCTTCATCGGTGCCAATGATTTCACTGAAGGCCTGAACCCGCTCATCGTCGGCTTCCTCATTACGGCGATCGGACTCAGTCTCGGCGGTACTACGGGATATGCCATCAACCCGGCCCGTGACTTCGGCCCGCGGCTCGCTCACTTCCTCATGCCGATTCCAGGCAAGGGAAAATCGAACTTCGTCTATGCCATCGTACCGATACTCGGTCCTTTGGCCGGCGGTGCGCTCGGTGCAGCGGTATATAACGCGATATTCCTGGGTTCACCGGACCTTTTCCTCGCCATTGCGATCGTCTTCACTGTTTTGGTTCTCGTGCTTGGGGTATTTCTTAATAAAAGCATCCTTAAGGACGAAGCTTCCAAACTGATGTAG
- the glpK gene encoding glycerol kinase GlpK has translation MEKYIMSIDQGTTSSRAILFNKESDIVGTSQKEFKQYFPESGWVEHNANEIWSSVLSVVAGVMSENDIKAEQIEGIGITNQRETTVVWDKNTGRPVHNAIVWQSRQTADICDELKSQGHEDTFRNKTGLLLDPYFSGTKVKWILDNVEGAREKAENGDLLFGTIDTWLIWRFTEGDVHVTDYTNASRTLMYNIHELEWDKELLDILGVPESMLPEVKSSSEVYGETTKSHFFGRNVPIAGVAGDQQAALFGQTCFKEGDAKNTYGTGCFLLMNTGTEAIQSQNGLLTTIAYGIDGNVKYALEGSIFVAGSAIQWLRDGLRMFNDSPQSESYANRIESTEGVYMVPAFTGLGAPYWDSEARGAIFGLSRGTEKEHFVRATLESLAYQTKDVLDAMQKDSNIELETLRVDGGAAANDFLMQFQADILDTTVERPEVLETTAVGAAYLAGLAVGFWKSTDELKSVSETDSVFEPKMEQEQRDALYDGWQHAVQATQAFKPKHSFKKEDSQ, from the coding sequence ATGGAAAAATATATCATGTCTATCGACCAGGGCACTACGAGTTCACGCGCCATCCTGTTCAACAAGGAAAGTGATATCGTCGGCACCAGCCAGAAGGAGTTCAAGCAGTATTTCCCGGAATCCGGATGGGTGGAGCATAACGCCAATGAAATCTGGAGTTCGGTCCTCTCCGTGGTTGCAGGTGTCATGTCTGAAAATGACATCAAAGCCGAACAGATTGAGGGCATCGGCATCACAAACCAGCGTGAAACCACCGTCGTCTGGGATAAGAACACCGGCCGGCCCGTCCACAACGCCATCGTCTGGCAATCCCGCCAGACCGCAGACATCTGTGATGAACTGAAATCCCAGGGCCATGAGGATACATTCCGCAACAAGACCGGTCTGCTCCTCGATCCTTACTTCTCCGGTACGAAAGTCAAATGGATCCTCGACAATGTCGAAGGCGCACGGGAAAAGGCGGAGAACGGCGACCTTCTTTTCGGTACCATCGACACGTGGCTCATCTGGCGCTTCACTGAAGGGGATGTCCACGTGACGGACTATACCAACGCCAGCCGTACGCTGATGTACAACATCCATGAGCTGGAATGGGATAAGGAACTGCTCGACATACTGGGTGTTCCGGAATCCATGCTGCCGGAAGTCAAATCCTCGAGTGAAGTATACGGGGAAACGACGAAATCCCACTTCTTCGGACGCAACGTTCCCATTGCAGGGGTTGCAGGAGACCAGCAGGCGGCCCTGTTCGGCCAGACCTGCTTCAAGGAAGGCGACGCGAAGAACACTTATGGTACCGGCTGCTTCCTGCTCATGAATACAGGCACAGAAGCCATCCAGAGTCAAAACGGACTGTTGACGACGATTGCCTACGGCATCGACGGCAATGTGAAATACGCACTCGAAGGATCCATCTTCGTTGCCGGATCCGCCATCCAGTGGCTTAGGGACGGGCTGCGCATGTTCAATGACTCGCCGCAGTCGGAATCATATGCGAACCGCATCGAATCGACGGAAGGCGTATATATGGTTCCGGCATTCACCGGACTCGGCGCGCCATACTGGGACTCTGAAGCACGCGGTGCCATCTTCGGATTGAGCCGTGGGACTGAAAAGGAACATTTCGTCCGCGCCACGCTTGAATCCCTTGCATACCAGACGAAGGACGTCCTCGATGCGATGCAGAAGGATTCAAATATAGAACTGGAGACGCTGCGTGTAGACGGCGGCGCTGCAGCCAACGACTTCCTCATGCAGTTCCAGGCAGACATCCTCGATACGACTGTAGAACGTCCGGAAGTGCTTGAAACGACGGCCGTCGGGGCCGCCTATCTTGCAGGCCTCGCAGTCGGCTTCTGGAAATCCACCGATGAATTGAAATCGGTCAGCGAAACGGACAGCGTATTCGAACCGAAGATGGAACAGGAGCAGCGTGATGCCCTCTATGATGGCTGGCAGCACGCCGTACAAGCCACACAGGCATTCAAACCGAAACACAGTTTCAAGAAAGAAGATTCACAATAA